The Lathyrus oleraceus cultivar Zhongwan6 chromosome 5, CAAS_Psat_ZW6_1.0, whole genome shotgun sequence genome includes the window CAACTCCTTGATACGGGCATTGAGCTTCTCTacatcttcaggtaatatgggTTCTGGCTCCGGAACCAATGGATAGATAGAAGAATCAAATGGATAAGGGAGTTTAATCATCTGAACCCTCTCTCTAACCCAACGAGTGTAAGGCTCTTGGGCAGTGACATTTCTCTTACCCAACTCCTTACCTTTCCTGATAACTGCTTGCCAAGACCTCTTGATCTTTTTCACCATGGGATGATCCGCTTCAACACCATGTAAGATGAAAGGCTCTAGAGCTTCAGCTTTTGGAGGGCCATTCATAGGGTACCCATGCTACCTCAGAGATAGCacagggttatagttgatgcaacccttggttcctatcaaCGGAACATTGGGGAAGTCTCCAATGCTGACAATCACATTCTCGGTTTCCCAATCCCTGATATACCACTTAACATGACTGGAGGTGAGGGAAGCCAACTTCTGGCAGGGCTTGAGTTCCTTTGAgacaaaaggaccttcttcgggCATATGGGATCTAAACCAGGCATGCAGCAACTGCGCACAACACAAGACGattcctcccttcttctcatgacGATCATGGAGAGTGTAGTAGATATCTGCCAAGAGGAACAGTACAGGATTACCAGAGAGGAAAATTCTCACCGCCAGGTGGTCCACAAAATGGTCATTATTTAGGAAGAGGACTATCCCATATATCAACACGGCCAACACAGCATAAAAGGCTTCCCAATTCCcttctttttccatcttcttggcctgatcttccaagaacttcctagaaaaaCCACTGAAAGGTCCTTTCACATCCCAATTGTCCACGACTTCAGAAACTTTCAGACCCAAAGCTGAAGCTATCCTCTTGGGAGGAATATCTTCATCGAGCTTAGAAAATGGATTATGATCCTTCAAATTCCGGCCTATGATCCTTTCAACctcctccaaggtaggagccaactggaagtcagaaaacgtgaaacaacgtagaggtagatcatagaactgagcaatagtcactgtggtcatcatgtccatcttctcatttaggatgtcgagaattcttccatagttttgtacgaagctgttgagtttgaggggtgttactttggcactcaacttctgtaggctggtaaggtccacgttcttgtatttgaactgaaaagtgcctcttctctcaggattcatcttgctaacaagtcttggattcctgaaataatacgaaacaaactaagagttttgctttttatgcatattcaatgaatggatggatgcaatgtttttttttgttttttctttggataggttcaaaggtcggaggtatggataaatttgattgctttccaaaacggggttctcaccgggtatgatctagggctttgttacaaaggatccccagagtcattgattcacaagaatgtttgacgcttacaggaaatactttccggtcgtcaactccatcaagggaatctaatctgggtgaggttctcgtaccgactcttacgaagtattcacctcgggagtccgtactacgcaaccatcgactgggttctatacagggtactcagagtcatggattcaaaagactgtttgacgcttacggaaaatactttccggtcatcaactccatctagggaatctattctgagcgaggttctcgtatcgattcttacgaagtattcacctcgggaatccatactacgcaaccatcatttctagttggccaaaggttcaatgttctaaaaggttcttagagtcatggacccctttgaaacatcgaagcttacgaggtatacacctcgggcgacaatatttgcaaaaggatctactctaagtgaggttctcgtaccgaatcttacgaagtattcacctcgggagtccgtactactcaaccatcgtcctatcttatgttttttcactctagactcgggtgtagagtctttcccacatggtttgcaatcaaatacccAACAGGAccaatatacaacatatatatcaatataataataaagataataaaaagcaataaataaggaaaagccacacaattaaacaaataaaggcacacaaacgtcctaactaggtttgactcgcttagggacttgatattccccagcagagtcgccatctgtcgcacctcgaaaaatggggatacaacttcaaagcgaagcgcaatcgcacgctcgcaatgatggactgaacagagtcgccaccgaactttatttattcctaaaaaggaaaggggaaatatcgataaaacccaagacaaatgaaaggataagatatggtcatcgcaaccaatatcagggttcgggagtcgtttacgcaaggggaaggtattagcacccctcacgtccgttgtactcaacgggaaccattaggtcagttgtgtgcattaatgttagtttggaatgttaggcttttcagttcattaggtgggaaagaaagaatagaagaaagaagaaatgttttttggatttttcgacgaaggactaaacctaagttttttattagtgggcctgacaagatttaaaaatcctgctcctacgtatctcaaaagagaagtcaaggcttacgtagttctgggtagaaaaatgtttgtttgttggtcgattttagcgaaagctatattgtattaatcgacgaaaacattgttttacccaaaacagatgaggagtggacgcataccacacatcgaacggatttataaatctacattcgaaaaagcgtcacttatctcgactcaacaatcgtggccgaaacattgttttgtatcacttaagacaagataccttttgtttatgaaaaaggtttttgattaatcgcacggcggcgagaaaagagtttgattggtttgatgtattttgagtgatggcgagaacttggatgagcgagatatacatctcgaatcctagcctcaaGAGTGCACagtatacaccatgttccatttccatctttattggcaaaagtgtttaatagagattaagtatttttgggtttgattgagaaagggtttgaagaaaccacattgacaattttagatGATGGCaagagctaagataggcgaggcatacgtctcgaatcttaatctcaggagtgcatggtatacaccatgttccatttccatctttattgaaaaagtgtttaaataagaattaggtattttgagttttgttgtgaaaatgacttgaccctagatcaagtattgatggacgtttaagagaaatttgaatgagtgtttgagagagaacaaagtggataaatttggatgatggcgagaggtaggattggcgagatatacatctcgaatcctagtctcaggagtgcgcggtatacaccacgttccacttccatctttattgaaaagggtcttgaatatgaattaatatttttgagtttttattagaaaaaatggct containing:
- the LOC127080657 gene encoding uncharacterized protein LOC127080657; the encoded protein is METDLTEELAPTLEEVERIIGRNLKDHNPFSKLDEDIPPKRIASALGLKVSEVVDNWDVKGPFSGFSRKFLEDQAKKMEKEGNWEAFYAVLAVLIYGIVLFLNNDHFVDHLAVRIFLSGNPVLFLLADIYYTLHDRHEKKGGIVLCCAQLLHAWFRSHMPEEGPFVSKELKPCQKLASLTSSHVKWYIRDWETENVIVSIGDFPNVPLIGTKGCINYNPVLSLR